Proteins encoded within one genomic window of Neodiprion fabricii isolate iyNeoFabr1 chromosome 6, iyNeoFabr1.1, whole genome shotgun sequence:
- the LOC124185425 gene encoding splicing factor YJU2 translates to MSERKVLNKYYPPDFDPSKIPRMKLARNRQYTVRLMAPFNMRCKTCGEYIYKGKKFNARKEDVEGDDYLGIRIYRFYIKCTRCLQEISFKTDPKNTDYEIEAGATRNFMALKLAEEQAQREEDEEKEEEATNPMKLLEKRTQQSKQELELLESLEELKDLNRRQQTIDYDQMLEQYDTISARQRTVKEQEEMDEQLVKSIFGKKESTSKVVIEEEIVELNDEPEKKKPRVESTEDGRTAKSSESTLAEKPATSASTWNRSVGGISSKPNFTGLVKRKTVNLGIVPRSTLKEETTAKSDIPEAKPSCAGLSLLGAYSSGSDNDSG, encoded by the exons ATGTCTGAGCGTAAAGTGTTGAAC AAATACTACCCCCCGGATTTCGATCCATCAAAAATCCCGCGTATGAAATTGGCCCGCAATCGTCAGTACACAGTGCGTTTGATGGCACCGTTTAACATGAGGTGTAAGACGTGTGGCGAGTACATATATAAGGGTAAGAAATTCAACGCGCGAAAAGAGGATGTCGAGGGTGACGATTACCTCGGCATAAGGATATACAGATTTTACATAAAGTGTACCAGGTGTCTTCAGGAAATTTCATTCAAGACGGACCCAAAGAATACGGATTATGAAATCGAGGCAGGAGCGACGCGGAATTTTATGGCGTTGAAGCTGGCCGAGGAGCAAGCGCAACGTGAGGAAGatgaggagaaggaggaggaggcgaCCAACCCCATGAAACTCTTAGAGAAAAGAACTCAACAATCTAAGCAGGAGTTAGAGCTTCTTGAGTCTCTCGAAGAGCTGAAAGATCTTAATAGAAGGCAACAAACCATTGATTATGATCAAATGCTGGAGCAGTACGACACTATCTCAGCTAGACAAAGAACTGTCAAGGAGCAGGAGGAGATGGACGAGCAATTAGTAAAGTCTATATTCGGTAAAAAAGAATCAACCAGCAAGGTTGTCATTGAGGAAGAGATAGTTGAGTTGAATGACGAGCCAGAAAAGAAAAAGCCCAGAGTAGAATCGACCGAAGATGGCAGAACAGCCAAGAGTTCAGAATCAACATTAGCG GAGAAACCTGCCACTTCTGCGTCAACTTGGAATCGCAGTGTTGGAGGTATTTCAAGTAAACCAAACTTCACAGGACTGGTTAAACGGAAAACCGTAAACTTGGGAATTGTGCCTCGCTCAACCCTAAAAGAGGAGACCACAGCAAAGTCGGATATTCCAGAGGCCAAGCCATCGTGTGCTGGCCTATCCCTACTAGGAGCATATTCTAGTGGAAGTGACAATGACAGTGGTTGA
- the LOC124184799 gene encoding putative leucine-rich repeat-containing protein DDB_G0290503 produces the protein MVGSMTEKVEPVMPQGREVAPIKPTNSEDASSQSNPGDQTPRSRVSALPTFTGLRRGLGKNGLSSSVPTTKAKPGVSTVLQKRQLENQFATKRQKYTSLKKELSDKQKQALDLYEEVSELRDKVIAAGLKDPGKIEKVQLKNDALRETSSFCDGESGERLLYHCTLTSLVANDFAATFEEKLNDLAGLSGDVCREALNKRTDMIGLLAEFTTGNNAKVDPEMAKQLESHEIEELGALQKRLEEATSRQRDMIGELVKKTLELFANSGEELVRELREKLSSAVKKLDDEREKVAQIKERKSAVEAQLQKARTKIRELESHANSNEAKIQQLQGSIKSLDNQVKQKEAALEARTKDMHKAIKNSESLVAKTEKQRDSLESRVNELKKKIDQKEAESSETIKRLSKQLEDTEKELTAEKEARSRAEEKIFELTERCTKLEEKSQQLCDLAENTKDFTVKPVNGIHTENELQLWNELQDTRTALAAQEDKLLQIQREKEDIIAVLQQAANQEDPASVKDKLAAELITKSEELQKANSERTEIQKRLKIALEKSENVERQLSELQGRLHTQSKEAGKSGWAAHTVELHQQLSDLRSTLAEVQRCNEELETKLIRKQLEVEQRDRIMREQSKVLKVRDELIGILKGQGKNGSENGAQEHQNQLDPETINCLVNKQIAAKAEDLQALYTSLESKQKQLTRLEKMVRQMEDENDRSQATRTKLEKEVAQLRLELHERNRDRRYVEPRITRSPNSRSSSPIPVLPRLPGPRPIRSRNPSPRAKSASGGEKLARSNPCGESPSVQKLNDIIRALEIERARGPHRIPRRVSRSLRGSPVRNSTEIREDLYNWLMQPSASDDKRSAQTNSKHEFVKHSRALLNGELSRRNTGYEIGSSIWIEQDTPTRTSPLIRVRQYTA, from the exons ATGGTGGGCTCTATGACTGAAAAGGTTGAACCAGTGATGCCA CAGGGTCGGGAAGTGGCACCGATCAAGCCGACGAACTCGGAGGATGCATCGTCCCAGTCGAATCCCGGGGACCAAACGCCCCGGAGTCGAGTGTCGGCTTTACCGACGTTTACGGGGCTGCGACGTGGGTTGGGAAAAAATGGACTCTCCTCGAGCGTGCCAACGACGAAAGCAAAGCCCGGGGTGAGCACGGTTCTGCAGAAACGGCAGTTGGAGAATCAGTTCGCGACGAAGAGACAGAAGTATACGTCCCTCAAGAAGGAACTGTCCGACAAGCAG AAACAAGCCCTCGACTTGTACGAGGAGGTTTCCGAGCTCCGGGATAAGGTGATCGCGGCAGGATTGAAGGATCCGGGAAAGATAGAGAAGGTGCAGCTCAAGAACGACGCCCTCCGAGAAACGTCGAGCTTCTGCGACGGCGAGTCTGGCGAACGGCTGCTTTATCACTGCACGTTGACGTCCTTGGTGGCGAACGACTTCGCGGCGACGTTCGAAGAAAAGCTAAACGATTTGGCCGGCTTGAGCGGCGACGTGTGTCGGGAGGCGCTGAACAAACGGACCGATATGATCGGGTTGCTGGCCGAATTCACAACGGGCAACAACGCCAAGGTTGACCCGGAGATGGCCAAGCAGCTCGAGAGTCACGAAATCGAGGAGCTCGGGGCACTGCAGAAGCGACTCGAGGAAGCGACTTCGAGGCAGCGTGACATGATCGGCGAGCTCGTGAAGAAGACCTTGGAGCTTTTCGCGAACTCGGGCGAGGAGCTGGTCAGGGAACTCAGGGAGAAGCTGAGCTCGGCTGTCAAGAAACTTGACGATGAGAGGGAGAAGGTCGCCCAGATCAAGGAGCGAAAGAGTGCGGTTGAGGCGCAGCTTCAGAAGGCCAGGACGAAGATACGCGAGCTCGAGAGCCACGCGAACTCCAACGAGGCCAAGATCCAGCAGCTACAGGGCAGCATCAAGTCCCTCGATAACCAGGTGAAGCAGAAGGAGGCTGCCCTCGAGGCCCGCACCAAGGACATGCACAAGGCGATCAAGAACAGCGAGAGCCTCGTTGCGAAGACCGAGAAGCAGCGAGACAGCCTCGAATCACG GGTCAATgaactgaaaaagaaaatcgaccAGAAAGAGGCAGAGTCCAGTGAGACCATCAAGAGACTCTCGAAACAGCTCGAGGATACTGAGAAAGAACTCACCGCGGAGAAGGAAGCCAG GTCCCGAGCCGAGGAAAAGATCTTCGAGCTGACCGAACGGTGCACCAAACTCGAAGAGAAGAGTCAGCAGCTTTGCGACCTTGCAGAGAACACCAAAGACTTTACCGTCAAGCCAG TGAACGGCATACACACCGAAAACGAACTTCAACTCTGGAACGAGCTGCAGGATACTCGAACCGCTTTGGCCGCCCAGGAGGACAAGCTGCTCCAGATCCAACGTGAGAAGGAAGATATCATCGCAGTTCTTCAGCAGGCAGCG AACCAAGAGGATCCGGCAAGTGTGAAGGACAAGCTAGCCGCAGAGTTGATAACGAAAAGCGAAGAGCTTCAGAAAGCCAACTCAGAGAGAACGGAGATCCAGAAGAGATTGAAGATCGC ACTTGAGAAGAGTGAAAACGTTGAAAGGCAGTTGTCCGAGCTGCAGGGCCGACTACACACCCAGTCAAAGGAGGCTGGTAAGTCGGGATGGGCGGCGCACACCGTCGAGCTGCATCAGCAGCTGTCCGACCTTCGATCGACCTTGGCTGAAGTTCAGCGTTGCAACGAGGAGCTTGAAACCAAGCTGATCCGGAAACAGCTGGAGGTCGAGCAACGGGACAGGATTATGAGGGAACAGAGCAAGGTCCTGAAGGTCAGAGATGAGCTCATCGGGATCCTCAAGGGCCAGGGCAAAAACGGTTCGGAGAACGGAGCCCAAGAACACCAGAACCAGCTGGACCCTGAGACCATCAATTGTCTG GTGAACAAGCAGATCGCGGCGAAGGCGGAGGACCTGCAGGCTCTTTACACCAGCCTGGAAAGCAAGCAGAAGCAGCTGACGAGGTTGGAGAAGATGGTGCGCCAAATGGAGGACGAGAACGATCGTTCCCAGGCGACGCGAACCAAGCTGGAGAAGGAGGTCGCCCAGCTGCGGCTCGAGTTGCACGAGAGAAACCGGGATCGTCGGTACGTCGAGCCACGGATAACCCGGTCCCCGAATTCTCGATCCTCCTCGCCGATTCCGGTGCTGCCGAGGTTGCCGGGACCGCGTCCGATCCGCTCGCGGAATCCGTCGCCGCGGGCGAAATCGGCAAGCGGTGGGGAAAAATTGGCAAGGTCGAATCCCTGCGGGGAATCTCCGTCGGTACAGAAACTGAACGACATCATCCGCGCCCTTGAAATCGAGAGGGCGCGAGGCCCGCACAGGATTCCCCGGCGCGTATCCAGGTCCCTGAGGGGAAGCCCCGTGCGAAACAGTACCGAAATACGCGAGGACCTTTACAATTGGCTGATGCAACCGTCCGCGTCAGATGACAAACGGTCGGCTCAGACGAATTCCAAACACGAATTTGTTAAGCATTCGCGCGCACTTTTGAACGGGGAATTGTCCAGACGCAATACCGGGTACGAAATTGGCTCCTCTATCTGGATCGAACAGGATACACCCACGAGGACGTCTCCCTTGATTCGCGTCCGCCAGTACACGGCGTAA